One Marmota flaviventris isolate mMarFla1 chromosome 17, mMarFla1.hap1, whole genome shotgun sequence genomic window, tatgtttcttttgtgttttcaatttctttaaataatctctTCTTGATTCTTAGACGTTCCGGTTCACAGGGGTAACATAATTGCGGGGAAACATGCCGGTCTGCCCGTGGCAAGCCCCCTTCCACCAGTTGGGGTCTGAGTTATCCATGACATGGATGAAGTCTCCCCGGCGGAAGCCCAGCTCACCGTCCTCCTGGGGGTCAAAGTCAAAGAGGGCCTGGACGTATGTTGGCTGCTGCAAAAGAGGAACAGGGAAACACATACGCCATTCCTGATCCTGCTAACAGCTCCGTAAGCCCAACCGTTTACAAGGGGGAATAAATATGCGCTAATTCTCATGTTTCCTGAAGTAGCTACACTGTGCATCCTccctcatttattctttcttcttttttatccttccttttttttggtaccagagattgaacccaggggcgcttagccactgagccacatccccagccctttttatgtttttattttgaggcagggtctctccaagttgtttagggcctaagaagctgaggttggctttgaacttgcaatcctcctgcctcagtcccaaattactgggattgcaggaatctaccaccacacccagcttattcTTACATTTCCTAGGTTCCCTAAATGGTTTTTAGGGTAATCTTTCACCAATGCTCAAAGAATACAGGGGCATATCTCACTGTGGGCAGCCAAAGTGTCACATCATCAAATAGGAGCGATAGGGGGGTTGAGGATGGGGGGAAAGTTGGGTTTTGTTGGTAGactttaaaatcttttcattCCTATCACTTATAATACCCTTAAGGTTTTATAGGGTTAAAAGGGTGAGAGTTTGAATAAAAGTCAAACTAGCCATAACTTATGGCTGGGATATAAGGAATAGGAATGAGTGTGGACCACACTCCCCGACAGGTCTGACCTTCTTCACAATCTGCTTTCAAGTACAACATCTAAAAAGTATGTTAAGAATTGTGTCCCTAGAGAGGCAGGTGGCATACTAGCAACACTGCCTCAAAGAAGTGCCCCTGAAAAAGGCAAAACCATCTTATTTTAAACTACAGATCTTCAACATAAACTAGGGGTGACGTTCTGAATGAACGTCAGCAGGTACCTCTGGAGGGTACCTGCTGGCTTAAGGAGCTATTCCTCCCTGCCAGACATAATCCCAAGCTCTCTCCTGGGAGCTCAGTCTTACCTGTGGCACCTGCTCTATGTCTCGCAGGAATATCTGCTGGTTTCTGGACACAGATGTTGATCTGTGGTAATCTACCAATTCATTCAAAGAATTGAATTTCACCACCCAGAGGAAATACTTTCCAGCTCCGTCCCGGAGCACCTTGAAGTGCTGCACATCATTTCCAAACCTGGGGAGGCAGAGAGAACACATGTGAAAGGTCAAAGTGCACTGAGCTGGCTAGTCAGGGGCTGTCTGTCCATGTCGGTGTGGACAGAACCTTTTCTGGCAACATTTCTCACAGGGCCCAGGATGGAGAAAGTTGGGGCAGTCACTGAGCATTGCTAGTACCTTCTATGACTGAGGGTTACCAGGAACAACACGAAGAGGGAGAACCTCACCCACCAGTTTGACTTATGATGCTTGTAAGATAATCAAGAATATCCTTGAAGGTTCCTCAatagactaggaatggaactctAGTTAGACCATTCTTTGGTATGGAGGAACGGATAAGAAAAAACACGGTATAAATACATAATggtgttttattcagctataaagaaaaaatgcaattaagtcatttgcaggaaaatggatggaacttcaGACCATTATGTTacatgaaataagtcaaactcaaaagGGAAGGGGATGTTCTAACCTACCACACACTTGTGGCCTGCACTGTGCCAAATAAAAGACTTAACTGActtcctttgaaataaaaataattaaaatgtgacatgacattttaaaactagaaaatatggGACAGGAAATAAAGTAAGAGGGATCAGAAATACTTCCAATGGTTCTCTTATAACTGGGAATAAATTTTTCATTCGAGAATTTTGGTTTACCTTCCCCTTTCCACGAGAAAAAGGATATGCTGGACAATAAAATAACTTCTTCATTGCCAGATAATATACTTCCTTTTGCACTATTAAAAACTGCTTGTGTGTGACTGGTACTGACTCATAGGGTCCGTTATAGCCACATCTGGCTAGAACAGAAGCTGCCTGAGGACTCTGCTATCCTGCTGGGTGCCATGCCCTCAAAAGGCACTTCATGCACATTCATTCAATGAATGGAGGCTGTCCTCTTGTCTTAAGAGCTTCAATAAACCAAACACTTCCTGAAGGTTATCCGGCAGGTGGCAGCACTGAGCTTCAAGCCAGTGAGCTTCAAGCCAAGCATCTGCAAACCGCACAGTTGTTCCCGGGTAACCTAAGGGGTATGTCCCAAGACACTGGGTGGATGCCTGAAAGCATGAATAATATTAAATTCTATACAGGGTTTACTCTAAACATACACAcctgtgataaagtttaattttcagTAAGATTAAGAATAAAACAACAGTCACAATATGATGCAATTAATAAGTTATTTAAAGCATAtgagttgtttatttctggaatttcccaCTTAATATTTTTCGACTGCAAGGAAGGCAAAACTGCAAATAGGGGTGACTACTGTATtgcgtgcgcgtgtgtgtgtatgttttgttttacagGGGATGAAACACAGGATCttgcatatgccaggcaagcattccactgctgagccacatcccagccctttatatatattttttttgagacaaggtctcggctaagtttcccaggctagccttggacttttgatcctcctgcctcagcttcccaagtcactaggattacagcaGGTGCTGTAATAAAAAACACAGTATATAATGAATACTGCTCAACCACAGTATTTTAAATTACTGACTGAATATCTTAAAACTAGAGAAATATCTCAGAGACTTGGTATTTCTTGAATTCCCTTTGCAAAGATATTTGTGTTAAGGACAGTTATGACATctgcttcatattttatttctgaaataataaaaCTCCTCAAAAGATTTTGATAAAAGGGAATGGTTTGGTCTTCTTGGTTTGCAGTAGGAGCGTGTGCAGTGATTAGTGAACAGGCAGTCACAGCTCAACACTGACAGGCCTGATGGCTCTGGCTGCTGCCCTCTGATTACTTACTTGTCACCTTCATCTTAAACTGCTTAATTTCCATGTGGGTCAGTATAAAATGTAAGGAAAACAtcaactactcaggaggccaagagaGAAGGATCAAAcactggaggccagcctggacaacttggtgagactctgactcaaaaataaaaagggttgggtgtataactataatgtactaataaaaacactttattaaaaaaataaataaataaaattcaaatataataatgaataaataaataaacagaaagggTTGGGGTATGGGAATGCTACTTAGTGGCAgacagcccctgggttcaatcttaaaaaaaaaaaaaaaaaaaaaggaaaacagatgatTTGAGCTAATGAGAAACACAAAGATTTTGATTTCACAGATTCACCCCAGAATGTTCCTCATTAGAATCTTACTCAAATATGCTCAAATACTTCAAAAAGCCTTTGTTACCAGATGAAAACTGTGATTATTGTAACACAGTTTTCACATGGtggaaataaaaactacattgcaAGTGTATTTGTGAGATATTCCAAATATCACCTGAAACCTCTCTTATCTTCACTTAGAAAAATAACACAACTGCTGGGTGCGGTGGCTATGCCTGTGATCCTAgttacatgggaggctgaggcaggaggcaggaaagttcaaggccagcctgggcaccttagtgagaccctacttcaaaataaaaaataaaaagggctggggatgtagctcagtggtaagagtgcccctgggttcaagtcctagtAATCCCACCCCACAAAAAGGAGAGTAACCTATGATAAAATAGTGATCTGCGTGTTTAACCTAGTGCTTCTCCATATGGAAATGATGAAGCAGTTTGTAAGATTCCTTGGGGGTTTCCTATAATAATATAGGAACTAGAAAAGGACTAAAAGTAAAAAACTATGGACAATGTAACTCAAAATcctcacttcacagatgaggtGTGACTTTCACAGACTCCTTAAAGTCCCAGCTGCTATTCACTAAGATTCCCAAGGTGAGACTCCTTTCTTCCCCATTCCCTGATTACCAGCTCCACTGGGGAAGTAAACCCAAATCCCTCACAGTgctgtgtgtaccagggattgagcccagggctgtttaaccactgagacacatccccagtcctttttattttgcgacagggtcttgctaagttgcttagggtctcattaaattgctgaagctagcttcgaacttgcaatcctcctgcttcagcctcctgagccgctggtaACACAAGTGTGAGCCATCACGCCCAGCTCTCATGGTGACCTTTTGAAGTTAGAGAGGCCTAGGATGGGGCTGATAGAGGTAAGCT contains:
- the Grb2 gene encoding growth factor receptor-bound protein 2, with the translated sequence MEAIAKYDFKATADDELSFKRGDILKVLNEECDQNWYKAELNGKDGFIPKNYIEMKPHPWFFGKIPRAKAEEMLSKQRHDGAFLIRESESAPGDFSLSVKFGNDVQHFKVLRDGAGKYFLWVVKFNSLNELVDYHRSTSVSRNQQIFLRDIEQVPQQPTYVQALFDFDPQEDGELGFRRGDFIHVMDNSDPNWWKGACHGQTGMFPRNYVTPVNRNV